Within Coffea arabica cultivar ET-39 chromosome 4e, Coffea Arabica ET-39 HiFi, whole genome shotgun sequence, the genomic segment ATTATGACCCACTAGTTCAACCAATTAACTTGTGATTAAACCCTTGAACCGATCTACTTACCAGGCTGAGGACTAGGCCGGATTTAATTATTATGCTCTAACATGTTCCGAAATAATGAATTGAATAAGTTTTAGCGTTTGAATAGATGAAGATCATAATTATTTTATGCCCcaaaaatatatttgagttATTGGTGCCAAGAGAATTGATTAAACAAACTATATTCATTTTGTCAAAATTGATGTTGCCTAACCTATTTTGAGAAATTGATGTTGTCACCGTGTGCTCATGTCAAATCCACAAGTTGTCGATTAAGTGGGAGGTGAATTGACATTTCTTCTACCTAGCACAGTATTTTGACTTGTTGGTTACAAATTGTTAAACAATAAgctttcccaaaaaaaaaaaaaaaaaaagctacaaATTGACTTCATCAGCTGTAGAATAAAACTAATTAGAACTAACATGGTGCTTCCGAATTAATCATTTAAATCAGATATGGTGATGGAGAAGGATTATACAAGAGCCATCTCTTTGGTTCACCCTCTATAATTGCATCCTCTCCATCAGCTAACAAATTCATCCTTCAATCGGATGCAAACTTTGGCATGGGATGGCCTGCCACTCAAATTATAGGCAACAATTCCCTCCTTTTCCTTCAAGGATCATCACATGCAAGGATTAGAGGCTTAGTTGTGAAGATCATTAATCAACCTGATGCTCTCCGCAAGATAGCCATTATGGTCCAACCAAGAATAGTTGCAGCCCTTCGACTATGGTCAGAGAAAGGGAGAATTGTAGCATTGCAAGAAGCTAAGAAGGTAGACTAATATACGTATAAAAAATCTAGATCTATATaaaattttcttgatacaagttatcaTACTAATTTCAACTTTCATGAAATCTGTCTAGGCcatcattttccttatttttcattattttttcattgTCCTTGAAGGTTACTTTTGAAAATATTGGGAAGTACTTTTGCGGGTTCGAGCCAGGACGCCATTTGGATACACTTGATCAGCTATTTGCGGGTATGATCAAAGGAGTTAGAAGTCAACCAATTAAAATTCCAGGGACTGCTTATCATCACGCCCTCCAGGCTAGCAAATTCACTCTTAAGCTAAAATAGTACAAAAATGAGTAAATTCCCTTTATGGGAAGTTTTTAATTTCTAGAGTTCCAATTCTTGTATGAGCTATACTTGAATTCCAATGACTAATCACAAATTTTCCATTCCACAGTGTCGGAAGAAAGTCATGACAATTTTGACCAAGGAGATAAATAAGAGAAAGTTTGAAGGCAATGCTGCAAGAGCTGAGTTTGATTTGTTGGACCAACTCTTGAACCTAAAAGATGACGATGGTCACCAATTACAAGATGAAGAGGTGCTTGATAACATTGTGGGCCTAATAATTGCTGGCTACGAATCCACTTCACTTTCAATTATGTGGATTTTGTATTATCTCGCCAAGTACCCTAATGTACTCAAAAAGCTACGGGTATAAGTAACTTCCAAACTCTAGCTAGATGGCAACCAAAGATAAACTTCTTTACTTGTTCTTGATTACATTTATATATGTTTCCTTTTTCATGACTCTAAATCGAATCAACTGTAGGAGGAGCACATAAATGTTGGTACAAATGGTGATTTCATAACACGTGATGGCATTTTGAAATTGCAGTACACAAACAAGGTATATGTGCACCAAGATTATATGACAGAGATTAGTTAGGAAATGCTAATACTATTATTAATTTGTTAAAGGTTCGTCTATTTGGTGTCCTCTAAGGTAACAGACTAAGAAGTAggtctacatttttttttaaaatgtagaAGAGTAAATTTTGTTGAAAAGTGTTGCAATTAAGGGAATGATTAGTAATTTTAAAGGTTTAATACTGGCCcccaaacttcttttttttttttttttgtgcttagCTAGTTCCTTAAGAACAccaaatagaaaaaagaaataaaaaaacattTACAGTAATATAGTAGTCGTGTGCCTTCTTGAAAATCTCATCATTTGTGGAGGATGCAGATGGTGGCGATTATGCATCTTGTTTTATAGGAACATATTTTATAGATCCAACTTATCCCTTTATCATATAGTCAAAATTTATATATACCATCAGTTGCTTGACATGGtactttatttttgtttgatacCACATAAAGAATTATGTGGCTAAGCATTCATAGGCAGATAGTTACTGTACGTATTCCTATGCATTTTCTTGTGTATTATTGCTTCATTGTCTTAATTTACTCATATTTACAAGCAGGTTGTGGAAGAAACAATAAGACTAGCCAATGTATCAGCATTTGTTTTCAGGACAGCTAAGAGGGATGTTGAGTACAGAGGTAAAAGCACTCCATTTCTTTTAGTATATAGAATAGAAGTACTTAGGATGCGCATGTAGGAGGGATGTAGCTCGTCTTCCTCTGCTTAAAAACTGTTGAAACTCTTTCTTATAGGATACAAAATACCTAAAGGATGGAAAGTAATCTGCTGGCTACGATACATTCATACAGatccaaaaaattttgaagatcCATTGTGTTTCAATCCAGATAGATGGAACGTAAGCACAAATATTTATTTGCACTTGTATTGAGAAGACGAATTTTGGGTTAAACATTGATCAACTGTTAGATATTTCCTTGATCAGGAACAACCAAAGCCTGGGACATTCTTGGTCTTCGGTGGGGGTTCAAAGATTTGTCCAGGAAATATGCTTGCTCGAATGCAGGTTGCTATTTTTATCCACCATCTGGTTGTAGGATACAGGTGAAATTTCTAAGTGTCActgtaccctttttttttttttttttggagtcaAATCTTTTATTCACTACTTGTGTATCTATTAACAAATTTAGATACATGCTCcatatacaaaatttggtattcatattgaaattgaaataaacCAATATACATCCAAATCCGTCAGTATATACACTGAAGGTgtatgaaagattaatctttttttttttttgagaacaccaactttttctttctttccaaaggagaaagagaaaagCGTAAATTCAAAATCCAggaattattatttattaagaaaataaaGTCTCACAATAGTGTAACTTTGTTTGCTTATATCATATTCATATACTTATGAACAAATTTTCAGGTGGGAACTAGTCAATGAAGATGCAGAAATGAGTTATCTCCCACATCCAAGACCAATTGATGGGGTTGAGATTAACATAAGCAGAACCTAATAGCAAAAGAAGCCCGCTGTTCTATTTTGTGCTTCATGATCTTGTTTGGAGTTTTCAGCCTTAATAAGTCTCTTTTAAGAAGTCATCACGTTTGCAggcccttttcttcttctttcttttttctttttcggtaCATTTTCTGTTGATCTAGCAAAATCATAGTGTAATAACTACTGGTAACAAGTTTGAAACTTATTCATCTAATTTATGGTATATCTATGTAATAAGTTTGTTAAGTTGATTGTCCAAAGTAAATGTTTAGTTAGAAAATTATTGGTACAAGTGTTTAGACAACAAGAGTTTGAGGACATATGTGCGCCAAGTTGCTTTTAATGGATATGTGGATCTACTACTGCTATGCTTAAGGCATTTTAGCTAATGTAATATCCCTTTTAGCGTCTTCAATGTGCCTTATCATTTCCTCCATCATAGATAACTGGTGCATGATTGAGTCAAATAATGTAGCCATTCATTCCTTCATACTTAAGTTATACTGCTGCATACATGGGTTTACATTAGTTTATGATCGATTCCAACTGGCATAGCTTTCTGGTTTGAATTGCCTATCACTAAAAAAGGCATAATACAGTCGATACAATGTTGCAGTAGATTTAAAACATAGCAACACTAAATCTCTAAACTATTTCCTAATTAAAATTGTTGCTCTAGCagcacaaaaaaataaatatgaagAATAAAAATTAATTGAATAAGAAAAATACAAGTATAGAAGGTTTAGACACGAGTATCTTGCTTTGTTTAGAGTTATTCAAACCATTGTTTGTAAATCAAGTCCGGCGTAACAAATATCTCTACATTGTCGCCTCCAAAATATGAGAGCCTAATCAAACACTCATTATCCTTGAAAAGTATAAACTTAAGTCATTATCCGTGTTCCAACTCTCATAACTATAGTCGAAGAAAACCAACTGCCAATCAATAATATTATGGCATCATTAATTAAgcatggggaaaaaaaaaatggatgcaTGGTTAACATGTCATGGCAAAGACGACTTATCCCAAGTATGAGCTATGATatctcctttttttctcttcacgtttttttttttatcaaaatagaGTTAAAAGATGAACCAAACTAGAGGTGACAAAATGAATATATAGATCATAATTGATTTTATATAAATGGACCATAGATTAAATGGTCCAATCCGCTCAAATCCATATAATAAATGGTTATATGTGAATTGGATCCAAATGGACATGAATGTCTAATTATCCATTTAACTAACACACATCTAATTCCTTTAACTAACACGCAGCTTACATTGACACTACTAATTTAATAGAATGAGTTTTGATAACTAAGAagaataaaaacagaaaaaatggaaaaagaaaatagataAAGCTTGTAAAAAGTTGTAAAAGGCTGATTGAGAAGAAATCTTTGTCCG encodes:
- the LOC113741204 gene encoding ent-kaurenoic acid oxidase 1 isoform X1, whose translation is MEIALGMWIANVVGIITLLGWGLWWWNYFRFALPVTFQRLRGRTTMKLPPGHMGIPFFGEMLHFLWYFKVIRRPDDFINNKRDKYGDGEGLYKSHLFGSPSIIASSPSANKFILQSDANFGMGWPATQIIGNNSLLFLQGSSHARIRGLVVKIINQPDALRKIAIMVQPRIVAALRLWSEKGRIVALQEAKKVTFENIGKYFCGFEPGRHLDTLDQLFAGMIKGVRSQPIKIPGTAYHHALQCRKKVMTILTKEINKRKFEGNAARAEFDLLDQLLNLKDDDGHQLQDEEVLDNIVGLIIAGYESTSLSIMWILYYLAKYPNVLKKLREEHINVGTNGDFITRDGILKLQYTNKVVEETIRLANVSAFVFRTAKRDVEYRGYKIPKGWKVICWLRYIHTDPKNFEDPLCFNPDRWNEQPKPGTFLVFGGGSKICPGNMLARMQVAIFIHHLVVGYRWELVNEDAEMSYLPHPRPIDGVEINISRT
- the LOC113741204 gene encoding ent-kaurenoic acid oxidase 1 isoform X2, producing MEIALGMWIANVVGIITLLGWGLWWWNYFRFALPVTFQRLRGRTTMKLPPGHMGIPFFGEMLHFLWYFKVIRRPDDFINNKRDKYGDGEGLYKSHLFGSPSIIASSPSANKFILQSDANFGMGWPATQIIGNNSLLFLQGSSHARIRGLVVKIINQPDALRKIAIMVQPRIVAALRLWSEKGRIVALQEAKKVTFENIGKYFCGFEPGRHLDTLDQLFAGMIKGVRSQPIKIPGTAYHHALQCRKKVMTILTKEINKRKFEGNAARAEFDLLDQLLNLKDDDGHQLQDEEVLDNIVGLIIAGYESTSLSIMWILYYLAKYPNVLKKLREEHINVGTNGDFITRDGILKLQYTNKVVEETIRLANVSAFVFRTAKRDVEYRGTTKAWDILGLRWGFKDLSRKYACSNAGCYFYPPSGCRIQVGTSQ